The genome window CCTTGAAAATGGGTATAAGATGAAGGTATGTTAAGACTCTTAATTGACTGATCTGCtcttataattattttgccGGTTCGTGCAAAGTTATTTTGACATTGCAAtgctttcttgttcttttctaTTTATCTGTACccatcttttcttcttattgtTGTATGCCCACTAATTGTATTGAAGTCATAATTGACATTGGTGCGGTCATCATAATTAGTATAAGAAATTTGGTGCAATAAATATCTTACCTGTTGGTTGTGATGATATATAATCTAGTTCGTCAAAATGCTgtaaaattttgtttcaagGAACTCTCAAACACGATTACCTTCAgcccaaaaggaaaagaattgaaattcCACACATTTTGACCTGGGATAGTGGTTCTCCTCAAATGTGACATGTCAAAAAGTAAATGTAACAGGATGAAGAgtgcatttttccttttttccctGAAATACGGATGTCCAAAAGTTCACGTTGTTCTTTGTTTGCAGGTGATCAAGGTTGACCATGAGGCTCATGGTGTTGACGCCCCAGAAGATGTTGAGAAGATAGAATCTCTAATGCTCCAGAGGAACTTGTCTTAGAAATTCCTAGTTTGTGGTATATCAGACCATTGAAAAGCAAGTAAATCTTCCATAGACCCACACTTAGTGATTAGAGTTACTAAGCTGTTACAAATTCCCCTCTATATTAAAAGTGATTTATTTCTGAGTCATTCCTTGTAGGGTTTTTTCCCCCCATTGTTTGCTGTCCATAGCCGAAAGTTTAGAGTTGTATGTTATTTATGAGTtgtattctaatttttttttctgccccTGATTATCATGTGCATCAGTATGTATTCTATGTCTATGTGTCATAATAGAAGGATTAATTTTGTTCACATTTATGCTGAACTGTGCAGACTCTCTCtgtgtgtctctctctctctctgagtgACCCAAAACAGATACTTCCAAAATGATAGTTGGGGATAAGGGTAGAGGACAGTTGAGGACTAGTCAAAACACCCGACTAATTTGACCAAAATGATAACAAAAAACATTTGAATAtgtttaatattaatatataaaagcCAGAAGGAGATATCAATTTTGGGAAGATCAACATACGAGACAACCCTCTGGCTCTCAGAGGACCACTGGGATTTCTGAGCTTTCATGTTTGCGTGTACTTATGGAACATGCAGACTGATCATAAAATTGGCTCTCTTTAGTCTTTGCCAAAAGTTGAAGACCCTCTGATTTGGCTTCTCATTGGAACCAAATCTCACTCTCTGCCCCTTATAATATACCGACCCTACCACAAGTcatttcacaacttttttttttccttttttctttttttgggcagaaacaacttctttttttatttttcttttttacagcAAAGCGTGCAATATTTAACAACAAACTCCTAAGAAATAACCCAAAAATGAACCAAAGTAAATCTcaagaaaccctaaaaccctaaaaattaaACCACATTTCTTTACTATTAATCTACCTGTATATACAGCTCAAAGATCATCTGATGATGATGCTGTTtgttttgaaagaaaagaaaagaaaagaaaatctaatCTTAAATTTTGAGAGTCCAACAACAACTAACTGGTGACATGTATGGTAGGCGCAGGGTTTCTCATGCTCATTTCTGTGATGACAAATGGTCAAAGAAAGCTTCAACTTTAATTAAGGCTTAGCTGTTTGCGCTGGTTGTGGTTTTTCCTTGACCAACTGCACCTCTGTTTTGAAGAGAAGCACCGACAGCGAGTCGTCAACAGAGAAATACACAAACCCACCAGGTGAGTGAGTCACGAACGATCCAAAACTCGTTCCCATAACACAGTGCCACGCCGGTCCATACACCGAGTCAAACTCCTACAATCCACGTTTGAATTAAAGTTAATTAACCCAAATGAATTAACAGCAACCCATCGACAGAGAGAACGCAGAGAGATTGAAAGTGTGTACCTTTTTGAGAGCCCGAGCTAGGTGAGTTGGGTTTGGACGAGCTTTGGGGGCTGCTGGTGGTGGTGCTGCTGCTGAGTCAAGGAGCGTTCTCGTGTGGCGGAGAGCATGGTTCTGCATGTGGGCTGGCATATCGGATGATCTCAACCGTACATTGAGGGTGATGGCAGTGGCAGCTAGCTTGACCTGGTCTTCTGGTGGGGACTTGAGCCTCTCAACATGGGTGGTGATTGTTGTTAGGCCTTGTTTGGGAGGCTTATCCTGAGAGTGATGAGAGTCTTGTAGTTGCAATGTTTGCATGGCTTGGCCTTGCTTCTTCTCTTTGAGTTTCAGAGCTTTTTCCATGCCTCGTAACAAAATAAAGTAATGTCTAGAAAACCAAATGGAAATCTTTGAGACTTTGAGTTTAAGAAAGTAGACAGAGGGAGAGGGGCCTGGAGAAAAAAGGGGGTTGGTTGGTGAGGGTTTGAATTTTGACTGACTCTATTAGGAAGGATGAGAATTTTAGTACCATGAGTACCACATTTCAAAAATTTCAGTTGACCATCCTCAGAGAGAGGGGAATAAACTTTTATTAAAAAGTGGTTAAAAACAGTTATTCATGCACTGAGTTCTTGTGTTCGAATGTTCATTTTCCAATAccgctttttttttttttttaaataagaaaaatagtaagataatatatatagttatttgGTTTAGATAAATTTTGCATAAGCTCTAATTTAGtctgttttatttataaaataagtGGAGTTATTGGCGTGTGGTTAATTTGACACTTGATATGGTCATGTGTTTGAGAGTCCGTATACAAATCATTGACACGAGAATAGCAAGGAAATGGTAGAGAAGGGTTTGCGTTTCTATTTGACCTGATTGTCCACTTCTAATCTATTCCCTAatcttgttctttttcatggaaattaaagtaaaaagtTTTCTTAATACAAGGTGTAAGATGTAAGTTACAAAAATAGCTATATTAGTTAAAAGGacaaaatagtaaaataaGAGACTCATTGTCCTTTTCTCCCTTCCCTAGCTGACACCATTACTCATTGTCCATTCCTCCACCATTCCACCAAAATTTCATTAGAATTTGTGCTTTGAAACTTTATATCTTcatcatgcatatatatatatatacattcacCAAAAAGGAAACACCACTAAACCACAACATCATTGCTTCTGTGCTTAGTTTAATGAGTTGTAACCTCAATGAGTTTGGTTGGGTTTCCTCTTGAAAAATATGACAACACATATGTTTAAGCAAGTAATCATTTGTTCTAAAATGTACCCATAATACCATTTAAATCCTTTTATAAGATGTGAAAAACTGTCTATAAGAGGGATACAAAAAgttaaacaaagaaagaacaacTCAACAAGTTACGTGAAACTGGAAACGATGTGAGAAAAACTTGATTTGTAATGGAGATAATACTGTTTTGTTATCACTCTCATGTCACAACGTTATTAGACGAAATTAGCAAAATAGTGATATTCCTATTTTATGAAAATCTTTCTCCTCAACAGGGCTCAAGTCCAACttagaggaagagaaagaggagaaagaaagaaacaaacttAAGAAAGCTACAACATTATTATAATCTTCTAGCTTCTCTAATTGGTGGACCTACAGTCGTCGAAGTCCTTGAAACCATTTCCTCAAACTCAGAGAGCTTGGTTGGTATTATGCTGTTTAAATATGGCAGAAATGTGGGGACCTCAAAAATCCAACTAATCGGAGTCAaagggagaagaaagaagcagTAAGAGGAAAGCTTtctatacattttttttcctcaagttcactgcTGTTCACTATTCAGAACAGCAACAACTAAtaccaatattttttcttttatctttcttaACATAAAAACTAGTGCgggaaaaaacaaataaacctCTAATTTACTTGtccaccaaataaaaaagaaaaaaaaaaaagaaaaaaaaaagacaagcaTATGAACTTGTAGTAGATAGAACTCTACTTGCCCGCAAAATCCTCTGCTGAGCCTCATAtactgaaaagaaaagaaataaaaattgaaaaaggaaaagcctCCTGCATTTTATTCCACAACATTTGGCTGACATGGTTTTCGGAGCGGCTGGTCCATCTACACACATGGTAGAGGTGGGATTgcttctttaaaataaaataaaaattcaaatgagtGACGGATAAAAGTTAGAAAAGTGGTCATAGGAATTTGTGATTTGTTATCTAGCAAACCgtataaattacaatttttctttataaatgatttcaattacacatttataaataataaaaaatttgttaaagTTTGTTGATGCACAAAAATAGTTGGATAATTTTGGGCCCAATTTAGTAATGATGTTACTTTCAGCTTCGTGTGAGCTTAAGTAGAGTGATCAATCTGCAAGACAAAGAACGCTCGATAAGCCCTTTGGTACTGATGTGGTACCGGCTGAAAGCTCTCAAATACttaaattagaataaataCGGGGTGAATAATGATCTAGACATATTAATGACGGTATTGTCGAATGTCGCAGTTACTTCCTTTTGGGACTTGTGCCCCTTCTTATAAACTTTGGGAGGCTTGCATCTGGGGTGGaatttcgatgtgggactctaGACATCGCTTGAGGAGGCTCCATGTGTACCTGTGAAGAATTCATAACCAAGTGTTTCTTCTGTTACAATTGATAGTTCAGAGTGCCGAAGGCTCACGCACTGTCGATGGTGCTTTGAGAAACACAGTTGATTATTGGTTTTTCACGTATCCTTTATTGGGTCCGTTTTCCACGTGTCGTCTTCTGATTTGccggtaagatatggtatAAACAATGTCAATGAAATTCAATACAAAATTAAGGCAAATTTGTAACAATGGTCCATGGACTAAGACCaaactttacttttcgtcCATCATATTGCTAAATTGTTACGGTGGTACTTTAATTGTGCCTCCACTTATAGAAATCGTCATTTCCGTCATCTTAGTCAACTTTTGAATTATTTCATGTGTTGGATTGAACAGAGACAGCCATATCAGCATCTCATGTAATTTTAATCCAGATTTGTCTTTTTAAATTGGATTTTAAGGTCCGTTGAATTTGAGGTATGTTGGAGGATTTACcttttcaaaatccaaatttgttctcatgtttttgttttctttattttattgtttggtTTCCTTTTCAATTCCCCTTTCAAGATCTCATGTGTTAGTAGATGGGTGTGGGGGAGAGAAAGTAGGCATTAGATCCAAAACCCTCCATATAAACCCCGACTTGATGGAAAAGAATAAGGAAAAGGAAATTGGCATGGGAAGAAATCTGGGtggattgagagagagagagagagagaagatttttttaattaaaaatttttttgtgtgaGAAGACATTTTTGCCCATGCCAAATAGGACTGTCCATGCCACGTCATCATTTTTAACGGAAAAAGTGACTGAGATGACGGAGAGGACGATTCCTGAAAGTGAAGGCATAATTAAAGTACTACCGTAACAATTTAGCAATATGAGTgacgaaaagtaaagtttGGTCTTAGTCTAAGGACTATTGCTACAATTTAACCTGAAATTAAAAACTTCATAAAAGTCTGGCACTTAATTTAATTCTCCAAAAGTTATCATTTTTGCTTTGAAAAGTTTATGAAGGCCTGTATAGTTCTGCACAAGAGTACCACTTAAGTAAGCTTCACAAGAACTTATATATCTAAATCCACTATATTTCTTGCCTGtttggaataattttgaaaggATTAAAAGTGTTTTCTTACAACTAACAGTGCTTCTAACAAAGTTTGTTTTAGAAGTGTTTTTGAGTCATAGAAGTGCTTTCTAGCACTCTTACATAGATTTCTCATGAAAATGTCAACATCTATATAATAAAAGCGTTTTTGATAAAAGTTCTTCCTAAAAATATAGTCCAAAACGAGATAGTTTAGAGCGGTGGATGATAATGATCAagaaatatacatatttttaaCGTAGAAGCACtaacatgaaaagaaaaaaagaaaaaaagaaaagaaaaaaccacaCATGTTTGCGAGGTACAAGACAAGGATGATGTGAAGGCATCATGCGGAGACAAGGAGCAATTGCAACATCTTTCAAGTATTAAATTGTTGCCATACTTTTCTTAGCAATAGTTTTTTTGGCTTTCCAAAAAGATGcgaacaaaaaaaggaaaaaaaaaaaaaaaagctactattaaattacttttctATTGAAAATGTTATTAATTctatagaaaacaaaattcattaGAGTTAGAGTGTCGGAATAGAATTCTTCATTTTACACAATATTCTCTTACTCATTAAAACTCATTTTCCATTTTACAAATTACTTTCGAAACTCATGAAAGTTCGAAAAAATTGTGTTTCATAAACCACATATAGTCATGAggctattattttttcaatagGACCCTCAtctaaattaaagaaaaaagtaaactCCACAAAAAATTTGTGTAAATCTAAATTGATTACTACTCATAGTTTGAAGGCATAGATAACAAACATATTTGAAGGAACACACTACAAGGATTGATGTAAAATCAGCAAATGGAGAC of Prunus dulcis chromosome 4, ALMONDv2, whole genome shotgun sequence contains these proteins:
- the LOC117626104 gene encoding uncharacterized protein LOC117626104 translates to MEKALKLKEKKQGQAMQTLQLQDSHHSQDKPPKQGLTTITTHVERLKSPPEDQVKLAATAITLNVRLRSSDMPAHMQNHALRHTRTLLDSAAAPPPAAPKARPNPTHLARALKKEFDSVYGPAWHCVMGTSFGSFVTHSPGGFVYFSVDDSLSVLLFKTEVQLVKEKPQPAQTAKP